A single window of Nocardia sp. NBC_01327 DNA harbors:
- a CDS encoding LysR family transcriptional regulator: MASDDLHWFLTLAELERVGAAAERLHLTQPTLSRMLARLERRLGVLLFDRHGKRLTLNEFGRVYYEHARRAQAELDAAAGELADLSNPAGGVVRLAFQHSLGARVVPELIAGFRRLSGRITFTLNQDAADVVTAAVLDGTADLGLVSPRPSAAGVGWRPLLRQRLALAVPPDHRLATRRQVRLAEVADAEFIAMHPGFGMRRVLDELCAAADFRPRIGFECSNLDTIAGLVAVGLGVSILPLEYPPMGGPQPDPALIPLADPEPMREVGLVWSTAATPSEAVRRFRDFTFDWARVRPGIE; encoded by the coding sequence GTGGCGAGTGATGATCTGCACTGGTTTCTCACGCTCGCCGAGCTCGAACGCGTCGGAGCCGCCGCCGAGCGCCTGCATCTGACGCAGCCGACGCTCTCCCGCATGCTGGCCCGCCTGGAACGCCGCCTCGGCGTCCTGCTCTTCGACCGGCACGGAAAACGCCTGACCCTCAACGAGTTCGGCCGTGTCTACTATGAGCACGCCCGCCGCGCCCAGGCCGAACTCGATGCCGCCGCAGGCGAACTCGCCGATCTGTCCAATCCCGCCGGGGGTGTGGTGCGCCTGGCCTTCCAGCATTCCCTGGGTGCGCGGGTGGTGCCCGAACTCATCGCGGGTTTTCGCCGCCTCTCCGGGCGCATCACCTTCACGCTGAACCAGGACGCCGCCGATGTGGTGACCGCCGCGGTCCTGGACGGCACCGCCGATCTCGGGCTGGTGTCTCCGAGACCGTCCGCGGCCGGGGTGGGCTGGCGGCCGCTGCTGCGGCAGCGCCTGGCGCTCGCCGTGCCGCCCGACCATCGCCTCGCGACCCGGCGGCAGGTACGCCTCGCGGAGGTCGCGGACGCCGAATTCATCGCCATGCACCCGGGATTCGGCATGCGCCGGGTTCTCGACGAGCTTTGTGCCGCAGCCGATTTCCGCCCCCGCATCGGTTTCGAATGCAGCAATCTGGACACCATCGCGGGCCTGGTCGCAGTGGGTCTCGGAGTGTCGATTCTGCCGCTGGAGTACCCGCCGATGGGCGGCCCGCAACCGGATCCCGCGCTGATCCCGCTCGCCGATCCGGAGCCGATGCGCGAGGTCGGCCTGGTCTGGTCGACCGCCGCGACGCCCTCCGAGGCGGTGCGCCGGTTCCGGGATTTCACCTTCGACTGGGCCCGGGTACGGCCCGGAATCGAATAA
- a CDS encoding MFS transporter, producing MTTAAALAPVDTAAHERRITVALFAAGLTTFASMYSAQALLPSLSAAFGATPARAALAVSLTTGLLAVTILPMSVLSNRFGRTRMMIGSAVAASVIGLLLPFSPSLGVLLAGRAVQGVALAGVPAVAMAYLAEEIGAAGLGAAMGVYVAGTTVGGLAGRLIPAFTLEVGSWRWGQATVAVAAALCAGIFVRMLPPSRRFSARPLDIRTLIADFAGHLRDRTLLPLFALAFVMMGGFVSVYNFLGYRLTRDPFGLSAATVGLVFVLYLAGTVTAAAAGRLTDRHGRSRVLGISILAMGAGLSLTLPDSLPIILLGVLLCTAGFFAIHAVASGWVGSAATGNRAAASALYLFAYYLGSSIAGGAGGIAYGRYGWTGLTAYVAVLLVLAAGLVGVLVVRSRAAGAGETARA from the coding sequence ATGACCACCGCGGCCGCTCTCGCCCCCGTCGACACCGCTGCGCACGAACGCCGGATCACGGTCGCGCTCTTCGCCGCCGGGCTGACCACCTTCGCCTCGATGTACAGCGCACAGGCGCTACTGCCGAGTCTGTCGGCGGCATTCGGTGCGACACCGGCGCGCGCGGCCCTGGCGGTATCGCTGACCACCGGACTGCTGGCGGTCACGATCTTGCCGATGAGCGTGCTGTCGAACCGATTCGGCCGGACTCGGATGATGATCGGCTCGGCGGTGGCCGCCAGTGTGATCGGGCTGCTGCTGCCCTTCAGTCCCTCGCTGGGAGTGCTGCTGGCCGGGCGGGCGGTGCAGGGAGTCGCGCTGGCCGGGGTGCCCGCGGTGGCGATGGCATATCTGGCCGAGGAGATCGGCGCGGCCGGGCTGGGCGCGGCCATGGGCGTCTACGTCGCGGGCACCACGGTGGGCGGGCTGGCCGGGCGGCTCATCCCGGCCTTCACCCTCGAAGTGGGGTCGTGGCGCTGGGGTCAGGCCACCGTCGCGGTGGCGGCGGCGCTCTGCGCGGGGATATTCGTGCGAATGCTGCCGCCGTCGCGCCGATTCAGCGCCCGGCCGCTCGATATCCGCACGCTCATCGCCGATTTCGCGGGGCACCTGCGGGATCGCACGCTGCTGCCGCTGTTCGCCCTCGCGTTCGTCATGATGGGCGGCTTCGTCTCGGTCTACAACTTCCTCGGGTATCGGCTGACGCGTGATCCGTTCGGATTATCCGCCGCCACAGTGGGTTTGGTGTTCGTGCTGTATCTGGCGGGCACCGTCACCGCCGCCGCGGCGGGCCGGTTGACCGATCGGCACGGGCGGTCCCGGGTGCTCGGGATATCGATTCTCGCCATGGGCGCCGGGCTGTCGCTCACCCTGCCTGATTCGCTGCCGATCATTCTGCTCGGCGTACTGCTGTGCACCGCAGGGTTTTTCGCCATTCACGCGGTAGCCAGTGGCTGGGTCGGCAGTGCGGCCACCGGCAATCGCGCAGCAGCTTCGGCCCTGTACCTGTTCGCCTACTACCTCGGGAGTTCGATTGCCGGAGGGGCGGGCGGGATCGCCTACGGCCGCTACGGCTGGACCGGACTCACCGCGTACGTGGCGGTTCTGCTCGTACTCGCGGCCGGGCTCGTGGGAGTGCTCGTCGTTCGGTCCCGCGCGGCCGGCGCAGGCGAAACAGCGCGCGCCTGA
- a CDS encoding Ms4527A family Cys-rich leader peptide codes for MTGLGVRLVARRHVDFKRVCSASCLPGSLR; via the coding sequence ATGACAGGACTCGGAGTGCGACTCGTGGCGCGGCGCCACGTCGACTTCAAGCGTGTCTGCAGCGCGAGCTGTCTGCCCGGAAGCCTCCGGTAG
- a CDS encoding nitrite/sulfite reductase, with protein MTSSTDADSSGSARPARPQRPEAERRVRPDRPRSDAPTAPRERTGKPVQRRSEGQWALGYREPLNANEQSKKDDNPLNVRARIENIYSKQGFDSIDKGDLRGRMRWWGLYTQREQGYDGTFTGDENIDILEARYFMMRVRCDAGALSAQQLRTLGQISTEFGRDTADLSDRENVQFHWIEIENVPEIWRRLEAVGLQTTEACGDCPRVVLGSPLAGESFGEVLDPTPAIDQIVERYIGKKEYSNLPRKFKTAISGQQDVVHEINDIAFVGVEHPEHGPGLDLWVGGGLSTNPMLAQRVGAWVPLDEVPDVWEAVVSLFRDYGYRRLRTKARLKFLVKDWGIEKFREVLETEYLKRKLIDGPAPAKPERPIDHIGVQKLRNGLNAVGFSPIAGRVSGTILSKVADIVESIGSDRIRFTPYQKLIVLDVPDDKVEWLIEELKPLGLHGRPSQWRRNLLACSGIEFCKLSFTETRKRSQVLAPELEQRLADINAQLDVPITININGCPNSCGRSQIADIGFKGMLVDDGEGNQIEGFQVHLGGSLGLDSGFGRKLRQHKVTSTELGDYIERVVRNFVKNRDESERFAVWAVRADEADLR; from the coding sequence ATGACGTCGAGCACCGACGCCGACAGTTCCGGATCAGCTCGTCCCGCCCGGCCGCAACGGCCCGAAGCGGAACGACGCGTGCGTCCGGATCGCCCCCGTTCGGACGCGCCCACCGCGCCCCGCGAGCGCACCGGAAAGCCGGTGCAGCGCCGTTCGGAAGGGCAGTGGGCGCTCGGCTACCGCGAGCCGCTCAATGCGAACGAGCAGAGCAAGAAGGACGACAACCCGCTCAATGTGCGCGCGCGCATCGAGAACATCTACTCGAAGCAGGGTTTCGACTCGATCGACAAGGGCGATCTGCGTGGCCGCATGCGCTGGTGGGGTCTGTACACCCAGCGTGAACAGGGCTACGACGGCACTTTCACCGGCGATGAGAACATCGACATTCTCGAGGCCCGGTACTTCATGATGCGGGTGCGCTGCGACGCCGGCGCACTGAGCGCACAGCAGTTGCGCACGCTCGGGCAGATCTCCACCGAGTTCGGCCGCGATACCGCCGATCTGTCGGATCGCGAGAATGTGCAGTTCCACTGGATCGAGATCGAGAACGTGCCGGAGATCTGGCGGCGGCTCGAAGCGGTCGGCCTCCAGACCACCGAGGCGTGCGGCGACTGCCCGCGCGTGGTGCTCGGCTCACCGCTCGCCGGTGAATCGTTCGGCGAGGTGCTCGATCCGACTCCGGCCATCGACCAGATCGTCGAGCGCTATATCGGCAAGAAGGAATACTCCAACCTGCCGCGCAAGTTCAAGACCGCCATCTCCGGCCAGCAGGATGTGGTGCACGAGATCAATGACATCGCCTTCGTGGGTGTCGAGCATCCCGAGCACGGCCCCGGCCTGGACCTGTGGGTCGGCGGCGGCCTGTCCACCAATCCGATGCTGGCGCAACGGGTCGGCGCGTGGGTGCCGCTCGACGAGGTGCCGGATGTGTGGGAGGCCGTGGTCTCGCTCTTCCGCGATTACGGGTACCGCCGCCTGCGCACCAAGGCGCGGCTGAAGTTCCTGGTCAAGGATTGGGGCATCGAGAAGTTCCGCGAGGTGCTCGAGACGGAGTACCTCAAGCGCAAGCTCATCGACGGCCCCGCGCCCGCGAAGCCGGAGCGTCCCATCGACCACATCGGTGTGCAGAAGCTGCGCAACGGCCTCAATGCCGTCGGCTTCTCCCCCATCGCCGGCCGGGTCTCGGGCACCATCCTGAGCAAGGTCGCCGACATCGTGGAATCCATCGGCTCCGACCGGATTCGGTTCACCCCGTACCAGAAGCTCATCGTGCTCGACGTGCCCGACGACAAGGTCGAATGGCTCATCGAGGAGCTGAAACCGCTGGGCCTGCACGGGCGTCCGTCACAGTGGCGGCGGAATCTGCTGGCGTGCAGCGGTATCGAGTTCTGCAAGCTGTCCTTCACCGAGACCCGCAAGCGGTCGCAGGTGCTGGCGCCGGAGCTCGAGCAGCGGCTGGCCGATATCAATGCCCAGCTCGATGTTCCCATCACCATCAATATCAATGGCTGCCCGAACTCCTGCGGCCGTTCGCAGATCGCGGATATCGGCTTCAAGGGCATGCTCGTCGACGATGGCGAGGGGAATCAGATCGAGGGGTTCCAGGTTCACCTCGGTGGCAGCCTCGGACTCGACAGCGGCTTCGGCCGCAAGCTGCGTCAGCACAAGGTGACCAGCACCGAGCTCGGCGATTACATCGAGCGCGTAGTGCGCAACTTCGTCAAGAACCGTGACGAGAGTGAGCGTTTCGCGGTGTGGGCTGTCCGCGCCGATGAAGCGGACCTGCGGTAG
- a CDS encoding 16S rRNA (uracil(1498)-N(3))-methyltransferase, producing the protein MAATVFYLDEVPEPGATAVLDGPEGRHAATVRRIRVGEPITLSDGHGILADSEVIAAQKDRLELKVLDRRVAAPATPQVTVVQALPKSDRSELAVELMTEAGADAIVPWQASRCVSNWENKAHKAVEKWRATAKSAARQSRRAYIPDVADLHSTRDLVALVREAKSGGAIVAALHESGAGRFTELSFEDVAEVVLIVGPEGGLDDAELKALAEAGADIVLLGPTVLRTSTAAAVALGALGALTPRW; encoded by the coding sequence TTGGCCGCCACCGTCTTCTACCTCGACGAGGTTCCCGAGCCGGGTGCCACCGCCGTCCTCGACGGCCCGGAGGGTCGCCATGCCGCGACCGTCCGGCGCATCCGGGTCGGCGAGCCGATCACGCTCTCGGACGGGCACGGGATTCTCGCCGATTCGGAAGTGATTGCGGCCCAGAAGGATCGCCTCGAACTGAAGGTCCTCGATCGCCGGGTCGCAGCCCCGGCGACCCCGCAGGTGACCGTGGTGCAGGCGCTGCCGAAGTCCGACCGCTCCGAACTCGCGGTCGAACTCATGACCGAGGCCGGGGCCGACGCCATCGTTCCGTGGCAGGCTTCGCGCTGTGTCTCCAACTGGGAGAACAAGGCGCACAAGGCCGTCGAGAAATGGCGTGCCACCGCGAAATCGGCCGCCCGGCAGTCCCGCCGCGCATATATCCCCGATGTGGCGGATCTGCACAGCACCCGCGATCTGGTGGCGCTGGTACGAGAAGCCAAGTCCGGCGGCGCAATTGTCGCCGCCCTGCACGAATCCGGAGCGGGACGCTTCACCGAGCTGTCCTTCGAGGACGTGGCCGAGGTTGTGCTCATTGTCGGCCCCGAAGGCGGCCTCGATGATGCCGAACTGAAGGCGCTGGCCGAGGCGGGCGCGGATATCGTGCTGCTCGGCCCGACCGTCCTGCGCACCTCCACCGCCGCAGCCGTCGCTCTCGGCGCTCTCGGCGCACTGACCCCGCGCTGGTAG
- the hrcA gene encoding heat-inducible transcriptional repressor HrcA codes for MATTEQRRLEVLRAIVADYISTKEPIGSKTLVERHNLGVSSATVRNDMAVLEAEGYIAQPHTSSGRIPTDKGYRQFVDHISEVKPLSNAERRAIMEFLESGVDLDDVLRRGVRLLAQLTRQVAMVQYPTVSASTVRHIEVVALNPARLLLVVITDSGRVDQRLVDLGNVIGEEDLAALRGMLGKAMEGKRLSAASASVAELPEHSPARLRDVLVRVSTLLVETLVEHPEERLVLGGTANLTRNAGDFAGNGFPGSLRVVLEALEEQVIVLKLLAAAQQPGTVTVQIGEETKVEQMRGTAVVSTGYGMPGTVLGGMGVLGPTRMDYPGTIASVAAVARYIGEVLAER; via the coding sequence ATGGCGACCACGGAGCAGCGACGGCTCGAAGTCCTGCGGGCGATCGTCGCGGACTACATATCGACCAAGGAGCCGATAGGCTCCAAAACCCTGGTGGAACGGCACAATCTGGGTGTCTCCAGCGCGACTGTGCGCAATGACATGGCCGTGCTCGAGGCCGAGGGCTATATCGCCCAGCCGCACACCAGTTCCGGTCGTATCCCCACCGATAAGGGCTACCGGCAGTTCGTCGATCACATCTCCGAGGTCAAGCCGCTCTCCAATGCCGAGCGCCGCGCGATCATGGAGTTCCTGGAGAGCGGCGTCGATCTCGACGATGTCCTGCGCCGGGGTGTGCGCCTGCTCGCACAGCTGACCCGCCAGGTCGCCATGGTGCAGTACCCGACCGTGTCGGCTTCGACGGTCCGGCACATCGAGGTGGTCGCGCTCAATCCCGCCCGTCTGCTGCTCGTGGTCATCACCGACAGCGGCCGCGTCGATCAGCGCCTGGTCGATCTGGGCAATGTCATCGGCGAAGAGGATCTGGCCGCTCTGCGCGGCATGCTCGGCAAGGCCATGGAGGGCAAGCGGCTGTCCGCCGCCTCCGCCTCGGTGGCCGAACTGCCCGAACATTCGCCCGCGCGGCTGCGGGACGTCCTCGTGCGGGTGTCCACACTGCTCGTGGAGACCCTTGTCGAGCACCCCGAGGAGCGACTGGTGCTCGGCGGTACGGCGAACCTCACACGCAATGCCGGCGACTTCGCCGGGAACGGATTTCCGGGCTCGCTACGCGTGGTGCTCGAGGCCCTCGAAGAGCAGGTGATCGTGCTGAAGTTGCTGGCAGCGGCCCAGCAGCCGGGTACGGTCACCGTGCAGATCGGTGAGGAGACCAAGGTCGAACAGATGCGCGGAACGGCGGTGGTGTCCACCGGATACGGGATGCCCGGTACCGTTCTGGGAGGTATGGGGGTGCTGGGCCCGACCCGCATGGACTATCCGGGGACCATCGCCTCGGTAGCGGCCGTGGCCCGGTATATCGGTGAGGTGCTCGCCGAACGGTGA
- the hemW gene encoding radical SAM family heme chaperone HemW, with protein sequence MSDFGGGAFGIYIHVPFCATRCGYCDFNTYTAGELGTSASPQSWFEALRGELATAAARFDAFPTATPPVETIFVGGGTPSLLGGDGLANVMGAVRDNFVVAGDAEVTTESNPESTSPEFFERLLEGGFTRVSLGMQSAAAHVLKVLDRTHTPGRAVAAAREARAAGFEHVNLDLIYGTPGERDGDLDASLDAVLAAGVDHVSAYSLIVEDGTALARRVRRGELPAPDDDVLAARYERIDARLQAAGLAWYEVSNWAANDGARCRHNLGYWDGGDWLGAGPGAHSHIGGVRWWNVKHPARYADRVADGGLPAAGWEALTDEERYTERVMLTARLRTGLPLGDLDSDGRAAAERVVADGLALRQDGRLVLTDRGRLLADAVVRTLLT encoded by the coding sequence CTGAGCGACTTCGGGGGCGGGGCATTCGGGATCTACATCCATGTGCCGTTCTGTGCGACGAGATGTGGGTACTGCGATTTCAATACCTATACGGCGGGGGAGTTGGGGACTTCCGCGTCGCCGCAGTCGTGGTTCGAGGCGCTGCGCGGGGAATTGGCCACTGCAGCAGCGCGATTCGATGCGTTTCCGACTGCTACGCCGCCGGTGGAGACCATTTTTGTGGGTGGGGGTACGCCGTCGCTGCTCGGTGGGGACGGGTTGGCGAATGTCATGGGTGCGGTGCGGGACAACTTTGTGGTGGCCGGTGATGCGGAGGTGACGACCGAGTCGAATCCGGAGTCGACGTCGCCGGAGTTCTTCGAGCGGCTGCTCGAGGGGGGGTTCACGCGGGTTTCACTGGGGATGCAGTCGGCGGCGGCGCATGTGCTGAAGGTGCTCGATCGCACGCATACGCCGGGGCGGGCGGTCGCGGCCGCGCGGGAGGCGCGGGCGGCGGGGTTCGAGCATGTGAATTTGGATCTGATCTATGGGACTCCGGGGGAGCGGGACGGGGATCTGGATGCCAGTCTGGATGCGGTGCTCGCGGCGGGGGTCGATCATGTCTCCGCGTATTCGCTGATCGTCGAGGACGGCACCGCGCTGGCGCGGCGGGTGCGGCGCGGGGAGCTGCCCGCGCCGGACGACGATGTGCTGGCCGCCCGCTACGAGCGCATCGATGCGCGGCTGCAGGCGGCGGGGCTGGCCTGGTACGAGGTCTCCAACTGGGCCGCGAACGACGGTGCGCGCTGCCGGCACAACCTCGGGTACTGGGACGGCGGTGACTGGCTCGGCGCCGGGCCGGGTGCGCACAGTCATATCGGCGGGGTGCGCTGGTGGAACGTGAAACACCCTGCGCGCTATGCGGATCGGGTCGCCGACGGCGGATTGCCCGCCGCGGGGTGGGAGGCGCTCACCGATGAAGAGCGCTACACCGAGCGCGTCATGCTCACCGCTCGGCTGCGCACCGGCCTGCCGCTCGGCGACCTGGATTCCGATGGTCGTGCGGCCGCGGAGCGGGTGGTCGCCGACGGTCTGGCGCTGCGGCAGGACGGGCGCCTGGTCCTGACCGATCGCGGGCGGCTGCTGGCCGATGCGGTGGTGCGCACGCTGCTCACCTGA
- a CDS encoding epoxide hydrolase family protein, protein MFDEDIVPFRVEISQDRLRDLRRRLSETRWPAQVPGVGWARGVPVEYLRELAHYWAQRFDWLAWEKRLNSYPQYTTVIDGTRIHFLHIRSHRSGATPLLMLHGWPSSVLEFLEVIEPLTDPEDGGPAFDLIIPSHPNFGFSGPAPDPGWDSPRIALAYAELMRRLGYPRYGVQGGDFGAFIGPDLGRLDAERVIGVHVNAATWGFIPHGPLPADAAATLTEPEREKLTLIGEFLSDGGGYYQIQGTRPHTLAFALNDSPAGQLAWIVEKFHAWTGAAGTLEDRLDRDHMLAGISIYWFTETGGSSAQLYYESLHSPNQPTHSPVPTAVANFAGDMAIRRFAEQLNTIVRWTEFDTGGHFAAMQTPDLLTADIRSFFTDLLA, encoded by the coding sequence ATGTTCGACGAGGATATTGTTCCATTTCGGGTCGAGATCTCGCAGGATCGACTGCGGGATCTCCGCCGACGGTTGAGCGAAACCCGCTGGCCCGCACAGGTTCCCGGCGTCGGCTGGGCGCGCGGCGTACCGGTAGAATATCTGCGGGAACTGGCGCACTATTGGGCGCAGCGATTCGACTGGCTCGCCTGGGAGAAACGGCTCAATTCCTATCCGCAGTACACGACGGTGATCGACGGCACCCGAATTCATTTCCTGCACATCAGATCTCACCGCTCCGGCGCCACCCCGCTGCTCATGCTGCACGGCTGGCCGAGTTCGGTGCTGGAGTTCCTCGAGGTGATCGAACCGCTCACCGATCCCGAGGACGGCGGTCCCGCTTTCGATCTCATCATTCCCTCGCATCCGAACTTCGGATTCTCCGGTCCCGCACCGGATCCGGGCTGGGACAGCCCGCGCATCGCGCTCGCCTACGCGGAACTCATGCGCCGCCTGGGCTATCCGCGCTACGGCGTGCAGGGCGGCGACTTCGGTGCGTTCATCGGCCCCGATCTGGGCCGCCTCGATGCCGAGCGGGTGATCGGCGTGCACGTCAATGCCGCCACCTGGGGCTTCATCCCGCACGGCCCCCTGCCCGCGGACGCCGCCGCGACCCTCACCGAGCCGGAGCGCGAAAAGCTCACGCTCATAGGCGAATTCCTCTCCGACGGCGGCGGCTACTACCAGATCCAGGGCACCCGCCCGCATACCCTCGCCTTCGCCCTCAACGATTCCCCGGCCGGGCAGCTGGCCTGGATCGTGGAGAAGTTCCACGCCTGGACCGGCGCCGCGGGAACGCTCGAGGATCGGCTGGATCGCGATCACATGCTGGCCGGAATCTCGATCTACTGGTTCACCGAGACCGGCGGCTCGTCGGCGCAGCTGTACTACGAATCCCTGCACTCCCCGAATCAGCCCACGCACTCGCCGGTTCCGACCGCGGTCGCCAATTTCGCCGGCGATATGGCCATCCGCCGCTTCGCCGAACAGCTCAATACCATCGTCCGCTGGACCGAGTTCGACACCGGCGGCCACTTCGCCGCCATGCAGACCCCCGATCTGCTGACCGCCGATATCCGCTCCTTCTTCACAGATCTGCTCGCCTGA
- the dnaJ gene encoding molecular chaperone DnaJ, translating into MARDYYALLGVARNATDQEIKRAYRKLARELHPDVNPEPEAQERFREVSTAYEVLTDAEKRRIVDLGGDPMESGGGGGGFSGAGFGGLGDVFEAFFGGMNTSNPRKPRGRVQPGADSLLRTRLSLQECAVGVTKHLTVDTAIICDVCVGAGTNGNSKPVRCETCGGAGEVQTVQRSFLGQVMTSRPCPTCRGAGETIPDPCRKCGGDGRVRARREIAAPIPAGVASGMRVRLAAQGEVGPGGGPAGDLYVEIVEQPHDTFVRDSDDLHCTIRVPVVDAALGTTVVIDTILDGPVELTIPAGTQPGEVSVLRGHGMPKLRANSRGDLISHLDIVVPTKMDSKQSDLMRKYKAMRPNERTEVLSTQSEHNSGLFARLRASFSGR; encoded by the coding sequence GTGGCACGGGACTATTACGCACTGCTCGGCGTCGCACGCAACGCGACCGACCAGGAGATCAAGCGCGCCTATCGAAAGCTGGCGCGTGAACTGCATCCCGACGTCAACCCGGAACCGGAGGCGCAGGAGCGGTTCCGCGAGGTGTCGACCGCCTACGAGGTGCTGACCGACGCGGAGAAGCGGCGCATCGTCGACCTCGGCGGTGACCCCATGGAGTCCGGCGGCGGTGGCGGCGGTTTCTCCGGCGCCGGTTTCGGCGGCCTCGGCGACGTGTTCGAGGCCTTCTTCGGCGGGATGAACACCTCCAACCCGCGCAAACCACGCGGCCGGGTGCAGCCGGGAGCGGATTCGCTGCTGCGCACCCGCCTCTCGCTGCAGGAGTGCGCGGTCGGTGTCACCAAGCACCTGACCGTGGACACCGCCATCATCTGCGATGTGTGCGTGGGCGCGGGCACCAATGGCAACTCCAAGCCCGTTCGCTGTGAAACCTGCGGCGGCGCGGGTGAAGTGCAGACGGTGCAGCGCTCCTTCCTCGGCCAGGTCATGACCTCGCGGCCGTGCCCCACCTGCCGCGGCGCGGGCGAGACCATTCCCGATCCCTGCCGCAAGTGCGGTGGCGACGGCCGCGTGCGCGCCCGCCGCGAGATCGCCGCGCCGATTCCGGCCGGTGTCGCGAGCGGTATGCGGGTGCGCCTGGCCGCACAGGGTGAGGTCGGCCCCGGCGGCGGTCCCGCCGGCGACCTCTACGTGGAGATCGTGGAGCAGCCGCACGACACCTTCGTGCGCGACAGTGACGATCTGCACTGCACCATCCGGGTTCCCGTGGTGGATGCGGCGCTGGGCACCACGGTCGTCATCGACACCATCCTCGACGGCCCGGTCGAGCTCACCATCCCGGCCGGCACCCAGCCGGGCGAGGTCTCGGTGCTGCGCGGCCACGGTATGCCCAAGCTGCGCGCCAATTCGCGCGGAGATCTGATCTCGCACCTCGATATCGTGGTGCCGACCAAGATGGACTCCAAGCAGTCCGATCTCATGCGCAAGTACAAGGCCATGCGCCCGAACGAGCGCACCGAGGTGCTCTCGACCCAGTCCGAGCACAACAGCGGGTTGTTCGCGCGGCTGCGAGCATCCTTCAGCGGACGCTGA